From the Vibrio tubiashii ATCC 19109 genome, the window TTACGTGGCTCATCTTTGATGAAAGCCAAGCTTATTGGCGCGAATTTACATTGTGCCAAGTTAGACAATTGCAACTTACTTGGGGCAGAGCTTTCTCGAGCCAAGTTAGAAAACATCGAATGGGGTGGTTGTTTAAAGCAAGAACTTGAAGCGAAGAAAGCGTTAAAGCAGAGGGACCGAAAGAAGTCTGTCATGCTGTGTCAGGAAGCCGAAGAGGTGTGCCGTAACATTCGCAAGCAGTGTGAGAAGCAGGGGCTATTTGAAATGGCTGGTGACTTCTTTAAGCGCGAAATGCGATATCGGCGCTATCAAATGCCATTGTTCAGTTTGAAAAGAATGATTTCCAAGTTGGTGGACGTCTTTTGTGGATATGGTGAAGATCCTGTGCGAGTCGTCGGCTTTTCTATATTCTTGATACTAGTTTGTGCGTTGGCTTATTTCTTGTTAGACACGACCGGAGCACATCCTATTTATGAAGGGGTCACGGGGTGGAAGTTTTACGCTTTAGAGTTTTTCAATTCGCTCTATTTCAGCGTCGTGACCTTTACCACTTTAGGCTATGGAGATATATCGCCCGTCGGGGTCGCGAGGTTTATCGCTGCCTGTGAAGCCTTCTTAGGCAGCTTTACCATGGCGTTGTTTGTGGTGGTGTTTGTTAAGAAGATGACTCGTTAAACCAACTACTTTGCTTTGTAGTCACTATCTAGCCAGTCAGAGAGGATTATTTGGTCGTCTTTGTACTGGTTAGAAAAGTGCTCAATTAAAGCGGCAAGGTGCTCGCCTGTGTCGCACATGGTGTCAGCAACTAAATCTTCAGAGACGGTAATCGCGCCGCCTAGAGGAGTAGCATTTGTCGCTATCTGCACAGGGACAATAAACTTCGACTTACTTTCAAGATGGCACTCTTTTAGTCGCCTAGCTTGCTGGTGGATATTGGCTTTTAACTCTTCAGTATAGTCTTGGTGAACAAGGTCAATGGCGACTGGAAACACCAAACCTCGATAAAGAATCACAACCTCGATACCCACATTAGAATCTGCTTGCGACAAACCCAACACAATATCGCCCGCCAAATGTGGCAGTAGATTTAATTGCTGTTTAAGTAGGTCAATTTTTGTCTGCCAGTCTGAAGTCGAGTGTGAAAGCTGCGCGCAGATGTCTG encodes:
- a CDS encoding ion channel, translating into MESHQGKCSYQNPDGWCCDQPCGESGLCYWHDPKVDKSKDDIKDQVEEWAAAGKPLDGFQLAKTNLEDIDLVNRGCKEGYLCRDVDFYRANLTDAHFFGLDLRGSSLMKAKLIGANLHCAKLDNCNLLGAELSRAKLENIEWGGCLKQELEAKKALKQRDRKKSVMLCQEAEEVCRNIRKQCEKQGLFEMAGDFFKREMRYRRYQMPLFSLKRMISKLVDVFCGYGEDPVRVVGFSIFLILVCALAYFLLDTTGAHPIYEGVTGWKFYALEFFNSLYFSVVTFTTLGYGDISPVGVARFIAACEAFLGSFTMALFVVVFVKKMTR